One Candidatus Lernaella stagnicola DNA window includes the following coding sequences:
- the dapA gene encoding 4-hydroxy-tetrahydrodipicolinate synthase, translating to MFQGVYVATATPFKEAGAKFDEAAYTAHVERLVAAGVHGLVPAGTTGESPNLSDDEKRVMFQICVSAAAGRAKVVAGVGTNSTAKSVQSAKLAAEASVDGVLVVNPYYNKPTPSGLVAHFRAVADVGMPVMIYNIPGRTAVNASPATIAEAAQHENIVAVKEASGTIGATVDIKQLAPDLDVLAGDDALFLTNLAVGGDGVVSVAANLAPALMVALWDAWQAGDAIEARRLNYRLWPLFRALFVETNPIPVKAGLHLQGHYQPDIRLPMTSATDATVAAIRKVLADPELL from the coding sequence ATGTTTCAAGGTGTTTATGTTGCCACCGCTACTCCCTTCAAAGAGGCTGGCGCCAAGTTCGACGAAGCCGCGTACACGGCGCATGTAGAAAGATTGGTTGCGGCCGGGGTGCACGGGCTGGTGCCGGCGGGTACGACGGGTGAAAGCCCGAACCTAAGCGACGACGAGAAGCGGGTCATGTTTCAGATCTGCGTCAGCGCGGCGGCGGGCCGGGCGAAAGTCGTCGCCGGTGTCGGCACCAACAGCACGGCCAAGAGCGTCCAGAGCGCGAAGCTGGCCGCGGAAGCCAGTGTGGACGGCGTGCTGGTCGTCAATCCTTACTACAACAAGCCGACGCCGAGCGGTCTCGTGGCGCATTTTCGCGCCGTGGCCGATGTCGGCATGCCGGTCATGATCTACAACATCCCGGGCCGCACGGCGGTCAACGCGTCTCCCGCAACGATTGCCGAGGCGGCGCAGCACGAAAACATCGTGGCCGTCAAAGAGGCTTCGGGGACGATCGGCGCCACGGTGGATATCAAGCAACTCGCGCCGGATTTGGACGTGCTGGCGGGCGACGATGCGCTGTTCTTGACGAACCTGGCGGTGGGCGGCGACGGCGTGGTCAGCGTGGCGGCCAACCTCGCTCCCGCGTTGATGGTGGCATTGTGGGACGCCTGGCAGGCGGGCGACGCGATTGAAGCGCGGCGGCTCAACTACCGCTTGTGGCCGTTGTTCCGTGCGCTCTTTGTGGAAACCAACCCCATTCCCGTCAAGGCCGGCCTGCACTTGCAGGGTCACTACCAGCCGGACATTCGCTTGCCGATGACCTCGGCCACCGACGCGACCGTGGCCGCCATACGCAAAGTTTTGGCCGACCCCGAGTTGTTGTGA
- a CDS encoding protein phosphatase 2C domain-containing protein — MGLYDREPIAVTSATASIPGAGGAGKSQDAVGSLITDRGYMFVVADGHDAGGLGGRAAKLAVETILDTFRHWDGRGARKMLVNAIGMANAALRNAQQRDARLEEIGVSTTLMHYHEGALRIAHVGKCRAYRQRNYVIDQLTEEHVSHMGDYPGGHRSQQTVVVLDRGVGLQDMVEVDVSDALVAQPGETYLLCTDGLPTNVSDMEIGRYCLAGDPAKVCDALLNLAAEQGSKASVSIAMISFSTAPPRTAAPDEGNPIGPSSMRLGPDTPAAGFSFRDLSPWWKLRIFALGVLVVWFVLLVVAWVGFERDEVSMLWPLLLGLVFSTAPIIMMIRWRRGRKGRRRI; from the coding sequence ATGGGCCTCTACGATCGTGAACCCATAGCCGTTACCTCGGCCACCGCCTCGATTCCGGGCGCCGGGGGCGCCGGGAAAAGCCAAGACGCGGTAGGCAGCCTGATCACCGACCGCGGCTATATGTTTGTCGTCGCCGACGGACACGACGCGGGCGGCTTGGGCGGTCGCGCGGCGAAGCTGGCGGTCGAAACGATTCTCGACACCTTCCGCCACTGGGATGGCCGCGGCGCGCGCAAGATGCTCGTCAACGCCATCGGCATGGCCAACGCCGCCTTGCGCAACGCGCAACAACGCGATGCGCGACTCGAGGAAATCGGCGTCAGTACGACGTTGATGCACTACCACGAAGGCGCGCTGCGTATCGCCCACGTCGGCAAGTGCCGGGCCTACCGCCAGCGCAATTACGTCATCGACCAGCTTACCGAGGAACACGTCAGCCACATGGGGGATTATCCCGGTGGCCACCGGTCGCAGCAGACGGTGGTCGTGCTGGACCGCGGTGTGGGACTGCAAGACATGGTCGAAGTTGACGTGTCCGACGCCCTGGTCGCGCAACCGGGCGAAACCTATCTGCTGTGCACCGACGGCTTGCCGACCAACGTGAGCGACATGGAGATCGGTCGCTATTGCCTGGCCGGCGACCCGGCGAAGGTGTGCGACGCGCTGCTCAACCTGGCGGCCGAACAGGGCAGCAAAGCCAGCGTGTCGATCGCTATGATCAGTTTCTCGACCGCCCCGCCCCGCACGGCCGCGCCGGATGAAGGAAACCCGATCGGGCCTTCGTCGATGCGCCTGGGGCCGGACACGCCGGCGGCCGGGTTTTCCTTTCGCGACCTGAGCCCCTGGTGGAAGCTGCGGATTTTCGCACTGGGCGTGCTGGTTGTCTGGTTCGTGTTGCTTGTGGTGGCGTGGGTCGGTTTCGAGCGCGACGAAGTGTCGATGCTGTGGCCCCTGCTGCTCGGCCTGGTGTTCAGCACCGCGCCGATCATCATGATGATTCGCTGGCGACGCGGCCGGAAAGGCAGGCGTCGGATATGA
- a CDS encoding hybrid sensor histidine kinase/response regulator, with amino-acid sequence MSENNIEKISCRVSVAIFRFAASREIDTAEWTTGLATSQRQLLDTRRWVDAKVITALWRRLAAATDNPEIAAEVGVYAMRKNVLGSAGTIMRLFATMTRALQKAADLAGYFFSGVSLTPARVGSSSALLELRGDNGAMSYHDLNFLRGVLAGLPLLWDLPMARVEITNYGLSVAECSPVADRMYLVDDDGGVHSHPSGEPDDIRDEGTLAEDGTFAVEEVCYGGEPTVLHVTWEQASGRSWLQRVFPSNDVLTETSAALEKDLRDLEAMYGNLEAASDDLQRLVALRTTELERANVELEGLNEKLERQNRLKSEFIADFSHELRTLITSIVGFADLLDGGVFGALNKRQANACQRIVVNTRVLLRAVNDLLDLSKLQAGKMEVAYEEISVRDVLDESAAIVAPLAEEKELTLKTEIGPEVPTRIFTDRAKLKNVLVNLLGNAVKYTDRGRVTLRAFTAGPGDVSFAVEDTGRGIDEVDLPLLFEEYALIGSGGSSRRGMGLQIAKKLTALLRGSIAAGSQPGMGSEFTVTIPVRPIDVVKTAAPASESLHPERAQYTIVVADSNAEDAVFLRLSFEAVGLRAETCTDGREAERLVRQSNADLLVLDPLLHHRDGWQVLQDLRRNSKTASLPVVLVSENVQADLAEAYRVAGVFAKPYDREVLVGECLRLLGLETQGEAES; translated from the coding sequence GTGAGTGAAAACAACATCGAAAAAATCAGTTGCCGAGTCTCAGTGGCGATCTTTCGCTTCGCGGCGTCCCGGGAAATCGACACCGCCGAGTGGACCACCGGGCTCGCGACGTCGCAACGCCAACTGCTCGACACCCGTCGTTGGGTCGACGCCAAGGTGATCACCGCGCTGTGGCGACGCCTGGCCGCCGCGACCGACAATCCTGAGATTGCCGCCGAAGTGGGTGTGTACGCGATGCGCAAAAACGTGTTGGGTTCGGCCGGCACGATCATGCGCCTGTTTGCCACCATGACCCGCGCGTTGCAGAAAGCCGCCGATCTGGCCGGATATTTCTTTTCCGGCGTTTCCCTGACGCCCGCACGCGTAGGCTCTTCGTCCGCCTTGCTGGAACTGCGCGGCGACAACGGCGCGATGAGCTATCACGACTTGAATTTCCTGCGCGGCGTACTGGCGGGGCTGCCGCTGTTGTGGGACCTGCCGATGGCGCGGGTCGAGATCACGAACTACGGCCTCAGCGTCGCCGAATGCTCGCCGGTCGCCGACCGCATGTACCTCGTCGATGACGACGGGGGTGTGCACAGCCATCCGTCCGGTGAACCCGACGACATTCGCGACGAGGGAACGCTTGCCGAGGACGGGACCTTTGCGGTGGAAGAAGTGTGTTACGGCGGCGAGCCCACCGTCCTGCACGTCACCTGGGAACAAGCCTCGGGGCGTTCATGGCTGCAGCGCGTTTTTCCGTCCAACGACGTGTTGACCGAAACGTCCGCCGCGCTGGAAAAAGACCTCCGCGACTTGGAGGCCATGTACGGCAACCTGGAAGCCGCCAGCGACGATCTGCAACGCCTGGTTGCCCTGCGCACCACCGAACTCGAACGCGCCAACGTCGAGTTGGAGGGGCTTAACGAAAAGCTGGAACGGCAAAACCGGCTCAAAAGCGAGTTCATCGCCGACTTCTCGCATGAACTGCGCACCTTGATCACATCGATTGTCGGCTTCGCCGACTTGCTCGATGGCGGCGTATTCGGCGCGCTGAACAAACGGCAGGCCAACGCCTGCCAACGCATCGTGGTCAATACCCGCGTGCTGCTGCGCGCCGTGAACGACCTGCTGGATTTATCGAAGCTGCAAGCCGGAAAAATGGAGGTGGCCTACGAAGAGATTTCCGTGCGTGACGTGCTCGACGAGAGTGCGGCCATTGTCGCTCCGCTTGCCGAAGAAAAGGAGCTGACCCTCAAAACGGAAATCGGTCCCGAGGTTCCCACCCGTATTTTCACCGACCGCGCCAAGCTCAAGAACGTGCTGGTCAATTTGCTCGGCAACGCGGTCAAATATACCGATCGCGGCCGCGTCACCTTGCGCGCTTTCACGGCCGGCCCGGGAGACGTGTCCTTCGCCGTGGAAGACACCGGCCGCGGCATTGATGAAGTCGACTTGCCGCTACTGTTCGAGGAATACGCCCTCATCGGCAGCGGCGGGAGTAGCCGGCGCGGCATGGGGCTGCAGATCGCGAAAAAGCTTACCGCCTTGCTGCGCGGCAGCATCGCGGCGGGCAGCCAGCCGGGTATGGGCTCGGAATTCACGGTGACCATCCCCGTCCGCCCGATCGACGTGGTAAAGACCGCAGCCCCGGCGTCCGAATCCCTTCACCCCGAGCGCGCGCAGTACACGATCGTCGTGGCCGATTCGAATGCGGAAGATGCGGTCTTCCTGCGCCTTTCGTTCGAGGCCGTCGGTTTGCGGGCCGAAACTTGTACCGACGGCCGCGAGGCGGAGCGCCTGGTGCGGCAAAGCAACGCGGATCTATTGGTGCTCGACCCCCTGCTGCATCACCGCGACGGTTGGCAGGTGTTGCAGGACCTGCGGCGCAACTCGAAAACCGCATCGCTGCCGGTGGTATTGGTGTCCGAAAACGTGCAGGCGGACCTGGCCGAAGCCTACCGCGTGGCCGGCGTGTTCGCGAAACCCTACGATCGCGAGGTCCTGGTGGGCGAATGTCTGCGCCTGCTCGGGCTGGAGACGCAGGGAGAGGCTGAATCGTGA
- a CDS encoding ATP-binding protein: MTSRLSIFAKIFLAISGLAAVPLLIITALLVSTYQNMIGDLIIRVLPVATPDLAALITGTMARVSLDVFILVAVIILISLILVVFGALYLSREFSRPLNTLLEATGHLAEGDLDVRLESSRQDEFGGLALGFNRMAAQLKKARGELQEANVALENRVAQRTAELEVTNLELQASATKMQETMRVKSEFLANISHELLTPLHAMLGYAELLHEGIYGPLSEKQNDAVRRMENSAQTLRRLINDIIELARIETGRTTLTVEPFDAAEMLQDVLDSLRAVYGKKDLALRGELAPDLTEFRTDRGKVQHVLFNLLSNAMKFTEQGSVTLLVRREADGEHAVLEIRDTGPGIAAEKLETVFEEFRQLDGSTTRRAGGAGIGLPLTKQLVEILGGEISVESRVGEGTTFRVILPVALDVSAPPRRDALLPNTSFRAMPAAGGHSRIVLAVDDDEELLELLVAVLEPAGYEVITCLDGDAAIAKARELTPYAVTLDIRLPQRDGWSVLRELKAVPETSSIPVIVLSVIDDRALGEQLGAHGYLTKPFDRKRLLEELDAINDNHLVH; this comes from the coding sequence GTGACTTCTCGCCTGAGCATTTTCGCCAAGATTTTCCTCGCCATCAGTGGGCTTGCGGCGGTGCCGTTGCTGATCATCACCGCGCTGCTGGTGTCCACCTACCAAAACATGATCGGCGACCTGATCATCCGCGTGCTGCCCGTCGCCACGCCCGATCTGGCCGCGCTGATCACCGGGACCATGGCCCGCGTCTCGCTGGACGTGTTCATCCTCGTGGCCGTCATCATTCTTATCTCGCTGATTCTCGTGGTGTTCGGCGCCCTATACCTGTCGCGCGAATTTTCCCGCCCCCTCAATACCTTGCTGGAAGCCACCGGGCATTTGGCCGAAGGCGATCTCGACGTACGCCTGGAAAGCTCTCGGCAAGATGAATTCGGCGGCCTGGCGCTGGGATTCAACCGCATGGCCGCCCAACTCAAGAAGGCGCGGGGCGAACTGCAGGAAGCCAACGTCGCCCTCGAAAACCGCGTCGCTCAGCGCACCGCCGAACTCGAAGTCACCAACCTGGAATTGCAGGCGTCGGCGACCAAAATGCAGGAAACGATGCGCGTCAAAAGCGAGTTTCTGGCCAATATCAGCCACGAACTGTTGACCCCGCTACACGCCATGCTCGGCTACGCGGAACTGCTCCACGAAGGAATCTACGGGCCGCTCAGCGAAAAGCAGAACGACGCCGTGCGCCGTATGGAAAACAGCGCCCAAACGCTGCGCCGACTCATCAACGACATCATTGAATTGGCCCGCATCGAAACCGGGCGAACCACGCTCACCGTCGAACCCTTCGACGCCGCCGAGATGTTGCAGGACGTCCTAGACTCCTTGCGCGCGGTTTATGGAAAAAAGGATTTGGCGTTGCGCGGTGAGTTGGCGCCCGACCTAACCGAATTCCGCACCGACCGCGGCAAGGTGCAGCACGTGCTGTTCAACCTGCTGTCCAACGCCATGAAATTCACGGAACAGGGCAGCGTCACGTTGCTGGTCCGACGCGAGGCGGACGGAGAGCATGCCGTGTTGGAAATCCGGGATACCGGCCCCGGCATCGCCGCGGAAAAACTGGAAACCGTTTTCGAAGAGTTTCGTCAATTGGACGGCTCGACGACCCGGCGCGCCGGCGGGGCGGGCATCGGCCTGCCGCTGACCAAACAACTGGTCGAGATACTCGGCGGCGAAATTTCCGTCGAAAGTCGCGTGGGCGAGGGCACGACTTTCCGCGTGATACTGCCGGTGGCGTTGGATGTCTCCGCGCCGCCGCGGCGCGATGCGCTGCTGCCGAACACGAGTTTTCGGGCGATGCCGGCAGCCGGCGGGCACTCGCGCATTGTATTGGCCGTCGATGACGACGAAGAACTGCTGGAATTGTTGGTCGCCGTGCTCGAACCGGCCGGCTATGAAGTCATTACCTGCCTAGACGGCGATGCGGCAATCGCGAAAGCCCGGGAGCTGACGCCCTACGCCGTCACCCTCGACATTCGACTGCCGCAGCGCGACGGCTGGTCGGTGCTGCGCGAACTCAAAGCAGTCCCCGAGACCTCGAGTATCCCGGTCATCGTGCTGTCGGTGATCGACGACCGCGCCCTCGGAGAACAACTGGGCGCCCACGGTTACCTAACCAAACCCTTCGATCGCAAGCGCTTGCTCGAAGAACTCGATGCGATAAACGACAATCACCTGGTTCATTAG
- a CDS encoding response regulator has translation MSQKSVLVIDDIEENSDIIQTKLSFAGYNVTVADDGETGIEIARRDKPDLILCDIMLPKMDGWDVLANLRDNAETAEIPVIFMTAYTTIQFSGEKRRAIERGAVDYLKKPFDLGEMLELVRKHIGP, from the coding sequence ATGTCGCAGAAATCAGTGTTGGTGATCGATGATATTGAGGAAAATTCCGATATCATCCAAACGAAACTGTCCTTTGCCGGATACAACGTCACCGTGGCCGACGACGGTGAAACCGGAATCGAGATCGCCCGGCGGGACAAGCCGGATTTAATTCTCTGCGATATTATGCTGCCCAAGATGGATGGCTGGGACGTGCTGGCCAACCTGCGGGACAACGCCGAGACGGCCGAGATCCCCGTCATCTTCATGACGGCCTACACTACGATCCAGTTTTCCGGCGAAAAACGGCGCGCCATCGAACGCGGCGCGGTCGACTATTTGAAAAAACCATTTGATTTGGGAGAAATGCTCGAACTGGTGCGCAAGCACATCGGACCCTGA
- the rfbB gene encoding dTDP-glucose 4,6-dehydratase, which translates to MNRLLITGGCGFIGANFVRWSLANQPDWEIVNLDALTYAGNLANLADLADHPRYRFVKGDIGNPRDVAAAMADCDAVVHMAAESHVDRSIEGPSVFVQTNVVGTQVLLDEARRGGVGVFVMVSTDEVYGSLGATGRFTEQSPLQPSSPYSASKTAADLLALSYQTTYDLPVIVTRCSNNYGPYQFPEKLIPLFVTNAMTDQPLPLYGDGKNVRDWIHVEDHVRALWRVVEDGRPGQVYNIGGNNEQANIDITRVILRVLGKPESLIQFVTDRPGHDRRYAIDAAKLSAEIGWQPQVKFDDGIAATVAWYQQNRVWWEAIKSGEYRDYYERMYANR; encoded by the coding sequence ATGAATCGCCTGCTCATCACCGGCGGCTGTGGCTTTATCGGCGCAAACTTCGTGCGTTGGTCGCTGGCCAACCAGCCCGATTGGGAAATCGTCAACCTCGACGCGCTGACTTACGCGGGCAACCTGGCCAACCTCGCCGACCTGGCCGATCACCCCCGCTACCGCTTCGTCAAAGGCGATATCGGCAACCCCCGGGATGTCGCCGCCGCCATGGCCGATTGCGACGCCGTCGTGCACATGGCCGCCGAAAGCCACGTGGACCGCTCCATCGAGGGACCGTCCGTGTTCGTGCAAACCAACGTCGTGGGCACCCAAGTGCTGCTCGACGAAGCGCGTCGCGGCGGCGTCGGCGTCTTTGTCATGGTCAGCACCGACGAAGTGTACGGCTCGCTGGGCGCGACCGGCCGGTTTACCGAGCAAAGCCCGCTGCAACCCTCCAGCCCCTATTCGGCCAGCAAAACCGCCGCCGACTTGCTGGCGCTGTCGTATCAAACCACCTACGATCTGCCGGTCATCGTGACCCGGTGTTCCAACAACTACGGCCCCTATCAGTTTCCCGAAAAACTCATTCCCCTTTTCGTCACCAATGCCATGACCGATCAACCGCTGCCGCTGTACGGCGACGGTAAAAACGTGCGCGACTGGATCCACGTCGAAGACCACGTGCGCGCCCTCTGGCGTGTGGTCGAAGACGGCCGCCCCGGCCAGGTTTACAACATCGGCGGCAACAACGAGCAAGCCAACATCGACATCACGCGCGTGATTCTCCGCGTTTTGGGTAAACCCGAAAGTCTGATCCAATTCGTCACCGACCGACCCGGCCACGACCGGCGCTACGCGATCGACGCCGCCAAACTCAGCGCCGAGATCGGTTGGCAACCGCAAGTGAAATTCGACGACGGCATCGCCGCCACCGTGGCGTGGTATCAGCAAAATCGCGTTTGGTGGGAGGCGATCAAATCCGGCGAGTATCGCGATTACTACGAGCGTATGTACGCAAATCGTTAG